A portion of the Panthera tigris isolate Pti1 chromosome E1, P.tigris_Pti1_mat1.1, whole genome shotgun sequence genome contains these proteins:
- the NOG gene encoding noggin, translated as MERCPSLGVTLYALVVVLGLRAAPAGGQHYLHIRPAPSDNLPLVDLIEHPDPIFDPKEKDLNETLLRSLLGGHYDPGFMATSPPEDRPGGGGGAAGGAEDLAELDQLLRQRPSGAMPSEIKGLEFSEGLAPGKKQRLSKKLRRKLQMWLWSQTFCPVLYAWNDLGSRFWPRYVKVGSCFSKRSCSVPEGMVCKPSKSVHLTVLRWRCQRRGGQRCGWIPIQYPIISECKCSC; from the coding sequence ATGGAGCGCTGCCCCAGCCTGGGGGTCACCCTCTACGCCCTGGTGGTGGTCCTGGGGCTGCGGGCGGCACCGGCCGGCGGCCAGCACTATCTCCACATCCGCCCGGCTCCCAGCGACAACCTGCCCCTGGTGGACCTCATCGAACACCCGGACCCTATCTTTGACCCCAAAGAGAAGGATCTGAACGAGACGCTGTTGCGCTCGCTGCTCGGGGGCCACTACGACCCGGGCTTCATGGCCACCTCGCCCCCCGAGGACCggcccggcgggggcgggggggcggccgGGGGCGCCGAGGACCTGGCCGAGCTGGACCAGCTGCTGCGGCAGCGGCCGTCGGGGGCCATGCCGAGCGAGATCAAAGGGCTGGAGTTCTCCGAGGGCTTGGCCCCGGGCAAGAAGCAGCGCCTGAGCAAGAAGCTGCGGAGGAAGTTACAGATGTGGCTGTGGTCGCAGACCTTCTGCCCGGTGTTGTACGCGTGGAACGACCTGGGCAGCCGCTTTTGGCCGCGCTACGTGAAGGTGGGCAGCTGCTTCAGTAAGCGCTCGTGCTCCGTGCCCGAGGGCATGGTGTGCAAGCCGTCCAAGTCCGTGCACCTCACGGTGCTGCGGTGGCGCTGTCAGCGGCGCGGGGGCCAGCGCTGCGGCTGGATTCCCATCCAGTACCCCATCATTTCCGAGTGCAAGTGCTCGTGTTAG